In one window of Vulpes vulpes isolate BD-2025 chromosome 1, VulVul3, whole genome shotgun sequence DNA:
- the ZBTB12 gene encoding zinc finger and BTB domain-containing protein 12, whose protein sequence is MASGVEVLRFQLPGHEAATLRNMNQLRAEERFCDVTIVADSLKFRGHKVILAACSPFLRDQFLLNPSSELQVSLMHSARIVADLLLSCYTGALEFAVRDIVNYLTAASYLQMEHVVEKCRNALSQFIEPKIGLKEDGISDASLVSSVSATKSLLPPARTPKPAPKPPPPPPLPPPLLRPVKLEFPLDEDLELKAEEEDEDEDEDVSDICIVKVESALEVAHRLKPPGGLGGGLSISGSVGGHLGELTQSSVPPSTVAPQQGVVKACYSLSEDAEGEGLLLIPGGRASVGATSGLVEAAAVAMAARGAGGSLGAGGSRGPLPGGFSSGNPLKNIKCTKCPEVFQGVEKLVFHMRAQHFIFMCPRCGKQFNHSSNLNRHMNVHRGVKSHSCGICGKCFTQKSTLHDHLNLHSGARPYRCSYCDVRFAHKPAIRRHLKEQHGKTTAENVLEASVAEINVLIR, encoded by the coding sequence ATGGCCTCTGGGGTGGAAGTCCTGCGCTTCCAGCTGCCCGGCCACGAGGCCGCTACCCTGCGGAACATGAACCAGCTCCGCGCAGAGGAGCGGTTTTGCGACGTGACCATTGTGGCCGACAGCCTCAAGTTCCGTGGCCACAAGGTCATCCTGGCCGCGTGTTCGCCTTTCCTGAGGGACCAGTTCCTGCTGAACCCCAGTTCCGAGCTGCAGGTCTCACTGATGCACAGTGCGCGCATCGTGGCGGACCTGCTCCTCTCCTGTTACACCGGTGCGCTGGAATTCGCTGTCAGGGACATCGTCAACTACCTGACGGCTGCCTCCTACCTGCAGATGGAGCACGTGGTGGAGAAATGCAGGAACGCCCTCAGCCAGTTCATTGAGCCCAAAATAGGCCTCAAAGAGGACGGGATCAGTGATGCCAGCCTTGTGAGCAGCGTTAGTGCCACCaaatccctcctccctcctgccaggACCCCAAAGCCAGCCCCcaagcctccacccccaccccctctgccccctccactcCTGAGGCCTGTGAAACTGGAGTTCCCTCTGGATGAGGACCTGGAGCTGAAGGCCGAGGAAGAAGATGAGGATGAGGACGAGGACGTGTCTGACATCTGCATCGTCAAGGTGGAGTCGGCCCTAGAGGTGGCCCACCGGCTCAAACCTCCTGGAGGTCTGGGAGGAGGCCTGAGCATCAGCGGCTCCGTGGGCGGCCACCTGGGAGAGCTGACCCAGAGCAGCGTGCCCCCCAGCACTGTGGCCCCACAGCAGGGTGTAGTGAAAGCCTGCTATAGCCTCTCAGAGGACGCAGAGGGGGAGGGTTTGCTGTTGATCCCTGGAGGCCGGGCCAGCGTGGGGGCCACCTCAGGCCTGGTGGAGGCAGCAGCGGTGGCCATGGctgcccggggggcggggggcagcctgggggcagggggcagccggGGACCCCTGCCTGGGGGCTTTTCCAGTGGAAACCCCCTAAAAAACATCAAGTGCACCAAGTGCCCTGAAGTATTCCAGGGTGTGGAGAAGCTGGTCTTCCACATGCGGGCGCAGCACTTCATCTTCATGTGCCCGCGCTGCGGCAAGCAGTTCAACCACAGCAGCAACCTCAACCGCCACATGAACGTGCACCGCGGCGTCAAGTCGCACTCGTGTGGCATCTGCGGCAAGTGCTTCACGCAGAAGTCCACACTGCACGACCACCTCAACCTGCACTCTGGAGCCAGGCCCTACCGCTGCTCCTACTGCGACGTGCGCTTCGCTCACAAGCCTGCCATTAGGCGGCACCTCAAGGAGCAGCATGGCAAGACCACGGCAGAGAACGTGCTGGAGGCCAGCGTGGCGGAGATCAATGTCCTCATCCGCTAG